The Burkholderia sp. NRF60-BP8 genomic sequence CTGGATCTGCACGCCGTTGCCGACGATCTGCACCTGCGCGCCCTGCAACCCGTGATCGGACAGCGACGCGGTCAGCGCGTCCTTCAGCGCGAGGCCGGTCGGCGCGACGCCCTGCGCGGCGGCCGTCAGCGACTTCGCCTCGTTCGCCTGCGCGGTCATCTGCGCGAGTTCGCGACGCATCGTCGGCAATTCGCGCTGGATCCGCGCGCGGCCTTCCTGCGCGGGCGACCACAGCACCGAATACGCGATCGCGACCGCCAGCACGGCGCCGCCCCAGCCGAGCAGCGTCTTCTCGCGCGGCGAGCGCTCGCCCCAGAACTGGGTCAGCGTCTGGTTCAGTTGTTCGGTTTTCATGAGCGGCTC encodes the following:
- the gspM gene encoding type II secretion system protein GspM → MKTEQLNQTLTQFWGERSPREKTLLGWGGAVLAVAIAYSVLWSPAQEGRARIQRELPTMRRELAQMTAQANEAKSLTAAAQGVAPTGLALKDALTASLSDHGLQGAQVQIVGNGVQIQMKNVSFPAWTQWLDDARRQFKVQVGEAHATALKEDGQVDLTAVMQPSVQK